The following are encoded in a window of Heteronotia binoei isolate CCM8104 ecotype False Entrance Well chromosome 9, APGP_CSIRO_Hbin_v1, whole genome shotgun sequence genomic DNA:
- the APELA gene encoding apelin receptor early endogenous ligand, protein MRVQLLLWICLLIMTGVLRGNGQRPANLSLRRKLHRQHCSHRRCMPLHSRVPFP, encoded by the exons ATGAGGGTCCAGCTGCTCCTTTGGATCTGCTTGCTGATCATGACTGGCGTGCTCCGGGGCAACGGGCAGAGGCCAG CTAACTTGTCCTTGAGAAGAAAACTTCACCGACAGCACTGTTCCCACAGGAGATGCATGCCCCTGCATTCCAGAGTGCCCTTTCCCTGA